A single Corynebacterium stationis DNA region contains:
- the gcvP gene encoding aminomethyl-transferring glycine dehydrogenase, translating to MDFIARHLGPDATESKDMLARVGYDSVEALVTSAIPQSISITDALNMPQALSETDAQAKLRAYADKNVVLKSFYGQGYSDTITPAVIRRGLVEDAGWYTAYTPYQPEISQGRLESLLNFQTMVQDLTGLPIANASLLDEASAVAEAVGLMSRAVKKGRRVLLDARLHPQVLTVAAERARAIGLEVEIADLSNGVVGEDLVGAVVAYTGTEGDIFDPRAVIEEIHGRGGLVSVAADLLSLLLLEGPGSFGADIVIGSSQRFGVPLFFGGPHAAFMAVTDKLKRQMPGRLVGVSVDSEGRPAYRLALQTREQHIRRERATSNICTAQALLANVAAMYAVYHGPEGLKEIANHVHSLAASFAGAVTTQGLKITSSEFFDTVTVAGVDAASIKFSLEKAGYLVRTIGEDKVSVSFGESASQGDVAVLADAFGAAAVDNADFPLPEALTRTTEVLTHEIFNSIHSETQMMRYLRKLGDKDLALDRTMIPLGSCTMKLNPTAAMEPITWPEFANVHPYSPEYATQGWRELIEELEGWLAELTGYAKVSIQPNAGSQGELAGLLAIRRYHVANGDTNRDIVLIPASAHGTNAASATLANLRVVVVKTAEDGSIDLEDLDAKIAKHGENMAGIMITYPSTHGVFDPEVREVCDKIHAAGGQVYIDGANMNALTGWAQPGKFGGDVSHLNLHKTFTIPHGGGGPGVGPIGVAEHLIPFLPTDAAADELDPANPTPVEQGVPITASQFGSAGVLPITWAYIAMTGGEGLTSATAHAILGANYLARELSDSFPILFTGNEGLVAHECILDLRALTDASGVTAADVAKRLIDFGFHAPTLAFPVAGTLMVEPTESEDIAELDRFIEAMRTIRAEIQEIIDGKIAYEDSVIRHAPYTALSVSSDDWEYSFSREKAAWPVPSLRLNKYFPPVRRLDEAYGDRNLVCSCPPPEAFDFDADTDSTEEA from the coding sequence ATGGATTTCATTGCCCGCCACCTTGGGCCAGATGCCACAGAATCTAAGGACATGCTGGCGCGTGTGGGTTATGACAGCGTAGAAGCGCTTGTCACCTCAGCAATCCCCCAGTCCATTAGCATCACGGATGCGCTTAATATGCCGCAGGCGTTGAGTGAGACCGACGCACAAGCCAAGCTTCGCGCTTACGCTGATAAAAATGTCGTGCTGAAGTCTTTCTACGGCCAGGGCTACTCAGACACCATCACCCCTGCTGTTATTCGCCGCGGTTTGGTAGAAGACGCTGGTTGGTACACCGCTTATACCCCATACCAGCCAGAAATTTCCCAGGGTCGCCTTGAGTCACTGCTGAACTTCCAGACCATGGTTCAAGACCTCACAGGCTTGCCTATTGCGAATGCTTCTTTGCTGGATGAGGCATCGGCAGTTGCTGAGGCCGTGGGTTTGATGTCTCGTGCCGTCAAGAAGGGCCGCCGCGTACTGCTCGACGCCCGTTTGCACCCACAGGTTCTCACCGTGGCGGCGGAGCGTGCCCGAGCAATTGGCCTCGAAGTTGAGATTGCTGACTTGAGCAACGGCGTGGTTGGCGAAGACCTCGTCGGCGCAGTAGTTGCCTACACCGGTACGGAGGGCGATATTTTTGACCCACGTGCTGTTATCGAAGAAATCCATGGCCGCGGCGGACTTGTTTCCGTCGCGGCTGACTTGTTGTCCTTGCTGCTTCTGGAAGGCCCAGGCTCGTTCGGTGCAGACATTGTCATTGGTTCCTCCCAACGCTTTGGTGTGCCGCTCTTCTTTGGTGGCCCACACGCTGCTTTCATGGCAGTAACTGACAAGCTAAAGCGTCAGATGCCAGGCCGTTTGGTCGGCGTATCGGTCGATTCTGAGGGCCGTCCTGCTTACCGCTTGGCGCTGCAGACTCGTGAACAGCACATCCGCCGTGAACGCGCGACGTCAAATATTTGTACCGCGCAGGCACTTCTGGCCAACGTGGCTGCCATGTACGCCGTCTACCACGGTCCAGAAGGCTTGAAGGAGATTGCTAACCACGTGCACTCCTTGGCTGCTTCCTTTGCCGGTGCAGTTACTACTCAGGGTTTGAAGATTACTTCCTCGGAGTTCTTCGACACCGTTACCGTTGCCGGCGTTGATGCCGCATCCATTAAGTTCAGCTTGGAAAAGGCCGGATACCTGGTGCGCACCATTGGCGAGGATAAGGTTTCTGTCTCCTTCGGTGAGTCCGCAAGCCAGGGCGATGTTGCTGTCTTGGCGGACGCCTTTGGTGCCGCTGCAGTAGATAATGCAGATTTCCCACTGCCTGAGGCACTCACCCGCACCACCGAGGTGCTCACCCACGAAATCTTTAACTCCATTCACTCCGAAACCCAGATGATGCGTTACCTGCGCAAGCTCGGTGATAAGGATCTGGCTCTAGATCGCACCATGATTCCTTTGGGCTCATGCACCATGAAGCTCAACCCAACCGCAGCCATGGAACCCATCACCTGGCCAGAATTCGCCAATGTTCACCCTTACTCCCCTGAATACGCAACCCAGGGCTGGCGTGAGCTCATTGAAGAGTTGGAAGGCTGGTTGGCTGAGCTGACCGGCTACGCCAAGGTTTCTATCCAACCAAACGCTGGTTCCCAGGGCGAGCTAGCTGGTCTTTTGGCTATCCGCCGCTACCACGTCGCAAATGGTGACACCAACCGCGATATCGTGTTGATTCCTGCGTCCGCGCACGGCACCAACGCTGCCTCCGCGACCCTGGCAAATCTGCGCGTTGTTGTGGTTAAGACCGCCGAAGACGGCTCCATCGATCTAGAAGATCTCGATGCGAAGATCGCCAAGCATGGTGAGAACATGGCCGGAATCATGATCACCTACCCATCCACTCACGGCGTCTTTGACCCAGAGGTGCGCGAAGTCTGCGACAAGATCCATGCCGCTGGCGGCCAGGTCTACATTGACGGCGCAAACATGAATGCTTTGACTGGTTGGGCTCAGCCGGGCAAGTTCGGTGGCGATGTCTCGCACTTGAACCTGCACAAGACTTTCACCATTCCGCACGGCGGTGGCGGCCCAGGTGTTGGACCAATTGGTGTCGCTGAGCACCTCATTCCATTCCTGCCAACGGATGCTGCAGCTGATGAGCTGGATCCTGCTAACCCAACCCCAGTAGAACAGGGCGTTCCAATTACTGCTTCACAGTTTGGTTCCGCTGGTGTTCTGCCGATTACCTGGGCATACATCGCAATGACCGGTGGCGAGGGTCTCACCTCCGCTACTGCACACGCCATCTTGGGTGCTAACTACCTTGCGCGCGAACTCTCCGATTCCTTCCCAATTCTGTTCACCGGTAATGAAGGTCTTGTTGCGCACGAGTGCATTTTGGATCTGCGCGCGCTTACCGATGCCTCAGGCGTTACTGCAGCAGACGTTGCCAAGCGTTTGATCGACTTTGGCTTCCACGCTCCTACCCTCGCATTCCCAGTGGCTGGCACCTTGATGGTGGAACCTACTGAGTCTGAGGATATTGCTGAACTGGATCGTTTCATTGAAGCAATGCGCACCATCCGTGCGGAGATTCAGGAAATCATCGATGGCAAGATCGCATATGAAGATTCGGTCATCCGCCACGCACCTTACACCGCGCTGTCAGTCTCAAGCGATGATTGGGAGTACTCCTTTAGCCGTGAAAAGGCCGCATGGCCAGTTCCTTCACTGCGTTTGAACAAGTACTTCCCACCGGTACGCCGCCTAGATGAAGCTTACGGCGACCGCAACCTGGTGTGCTCCTGCCCACCGCCAGAGGCATTCGACTTCGATGCCGACACCGATTCCACCGAGGAGGCTTAA
- the sucB gene encoding 2-oxoglutarate dehydrogenase, E2 component, dihydrolipoamide succinyltransferase — protein MAYSVEMPELGESVTEGTITQWLKSVGDTVEADEPLLEVSTDKVDTEIPSPVSGTLLEIKAEEDDTIDVGAVIAIIGEEGESTGSSDAPAKEEAPAEEPAAEEEESASEESAPAASGDATDVEMPELGESVTEGTITQWLKSVGDTVEVDEPLLEVSTDKVDTEIPSPVAGTLVEILADEDDTIDVGAVIARIGDGNAKPAASEKKEEPKAEPKEEAPKEEAPAEEPAADEEESASEESAPAASGDATDVEMPELGESVTEGTITQWLKSVGDTVEVDEPLLEVSTDKVDTEIPSPVAGTLVEILADEDDTIDVGAVIARIGDGNAKPAASEKKEEPKAEPKEEAPKEEAPAEEPAADEEEPKKEEPKEEAPKSEPKKEEAAPKASAKVNSGDNLPYVTPLVRKLADKHGIDLNTVEGTGVGGRIRKQDVLAAAEGGAESGSAAPAGERANWSTKSVDPAKQELIGTTAKVNRIREITASKMVESLHITAQLTHVQEVDMTTVAALRKKAKPAFVDKYGANLSFLPIIVKATVEALVSHPNVNASYNPETKEMTYHSDVNVAIAVDTPRGLLTPVIHKAQDLSLPEIAQAIADLADRARNNKLKPNDLTGATFTVTNIGSEGALLDTPVLVPPQAGILGTAVIEKRPVVITEDGQDAIAIRQMCYLPFTYDHQVVDGADAGRFITTIKDRLETGNFESDLAL, from the coding sequence ATGGCGTACTCCGTTGAGATGCCCGAGCTGGGCGAGTCCGTAACAGAGGGTACTATTACCCAGTGGCTGAAGTCTGTCGGCGACACCGTCGAAGCAGACGAACCGTTGCTCGAGGTTTCCACCGACAAGGTTGATACTGAGATTCCTTCTCCAGTATCCGGTACCTTGCTGGAAATCAAGGCAGAAGAAGACGACACCATTGACGTCGGCGCTGTCATCGCAATCATTGGTGAGGAGGGTGAGTCCACCGGTTCTTCCGACGCTCCTGCGAAGGAAGAGGCTCCAGCTGAAGAGCCAGCTGCAGAAGAGGAAGAGTCCGCTTCTGAGGAGTCTGCACCAGCTGCATCTGGCGACGCTACTGATGTCGAGATGCCAGAGCTCGGTGAGTCTGTCACTGAAGGCACCATCACCCAGTGGCTGAAATCCGTCGGCGACACCGTCGAAGTAGACGAGCCACTACTGGAGGTCTCCACCGACAAGGTTGATACCGAGATCCCATCCCCAGTCGCAGGCACCCTGGTAGAAATCCTCGCTGACGAAGATGACACCATCGACGTCGGAGCAGTCATCGCGCGCATCGGCGACGGCAACGCGAAGCCAGCTGCTTCCGAAAAGAAGGAAGAGCCAAAGGCTGAGCCTAAGGAAGAAGCACCGAAGGAAGAAGCTCCAGCTGAAGAGCCAGCTGCAGACGAGGAAGAGTCCGCTTCTGAGGAGTCTGCCCCAGCTGCATCTGGCGACGCTACCGATGTGGAGATGCCAGAACTTGGTGAGTCCGTCACCGAAGGCACCATCACCCAGTGGCTGAAGTCCGTCGGCGACACCGTCGAAGTAGACGAGCCACTACTGGAGGTCTCCACCGACAAGGTTGATACCGAGATCCCATCCCCAGTCGCAGGCACCTTGGTAGAAATCCTCGCTGACGAAGATGACACCATCGACGTCGGAGCAGTCATCGCGCGCATCGGCGACGGCAACGCAAAGCCAGCTGCTTCCGAAAAGAAGGAAGAGCCAAAGGCTGAACCTAAGGAAGAAGCACCGAAGGAAGAAGCTCCAGCTGAAGAGCCAGCTGCAGACGAGGAAGAGCCTAAGAAGGAGGAGCCAAAGGAAGAGGCTCCTAAGTCTGAACCTAAGAAGGAAGAAGCTGCTCCGAAGGCTTCCGCCAAGGTTAACTCCGGCGACAACCTCCCTTATGTCACCCCACTGGTACGCAAGTTGGCTGACAAGCACGGCATCGACCTCAACACCGTTGAAGGAACCGGTGTTGGTGGACGTATCCGTAAGCAGGACGTATTGGCTGCAGCTGAAGGCGGCGCCGAGTCCGGTTCTGCTGCACCAGCTGGTGAGCGCGCTAACTGGTCCACCAAGTCCGTTGATCCAGCCAAGCAGGAACTGATTGGCACCACCGCCAAGGTCAACCGCATCCGTGAAATCACCGCTTCTAAGATGGTGGAATCGCTGCACATTACCGCGCAGCTGACCCACGTCCAGGAAGTAGATATGACGACTGTGGCAGCGCTGCGTAAGAAGGCGAAGCCAGCATTCGTCGATAAGTACGGTGCTAACCTGTCCTTCCTGCCAATCATTGTTAAGGCAACCGTTGAGGCTTTGGTTTCCCACCCGAACGTCAACGCGTCTTACAACCCTGAGACCAAGGAAATGACCTACCACTCTGATGTCAACGTCGCTATCGCGGTTGACACCCCACGTGGTCTGCTCACCCCAGTCATCCACAAGGCTCAGGATCTTTCCTTGCCGGAGATTGCTCAGGCTATCGCTGATTTGGCTGACCGCGCACGCAACAACAAGCTGAAGCCAAATGACCTCACCGGTGCAACCTTCACCGTGACCAACATTGGCTCCGAAGGCGCCCTGCTAGATACCCCAGTTCTGGTACCACCACAAGCTGGTATCTTGGGCACCGCTGTGATTGAAAAGCGCCCAGTGGTCATCACCGAAGATGGCCAGGATGCAATTGCCATCCGTCAGATGTGCTACTTGCCATTTACCTACGACCACCAGGTTGTAGATGGTGCAGATGCAGGTCGCTTCATCACCACCATCAAGGACCGCCTTGAAACCGGTAACTTCGAATCTGACTTGGCTCTCTAA
- a CDS encoding oxidoreductase, which yields MFNPFRRNRSKSTLKPPRAPGDTIRQHDAQELRAWAAGRAFVEAFVEPETVVNEMSVVLVDESGQFIRRPIGGPKGIDAVAKLLGCPVYDVEETGYPQRMRERSERERILRRREEQRQRRKDFEAREVRRKEQEAQENEG from the coding sequence GTGTTTAACCCTTTTCGCAGAAATAGGTCGAAGTCGACCTTGAAGCCACCACGTGCCCCAGGCGATACTATTCGTCAGCACGATGCCCAGGAGCTTCGCGCGTGGGCTGCGGGCCGAGCATTTGTCGAAGCCTTCGTGGAACCAGAAACCGTGGTCAACGAAATGTCGGTTGTTCTGGTCGACGAATCGGGACAATTCATTCGCCGTCCCATCGGTGGACCCAAAGGCATCGATGCCGTAGCAAAGCTTTTAGGCTGTCCCGTCTATGACGTTGAGGAAACCGGCTATCCGCAGCGGATGCGCGAGCGCTCAGAGCGGGAGCGGATTTTGCGCAGGCGCGAAGAACAACGCCAACGCCGTAAAGACTTCGAAGCGCGGGAAGTACGCCGCAAAGAACAAGAGGCCCAAGAAAACGAGGGCTAA
- a CDS encoding leucyl aminopeptidase, whose protein sequence is MTVVASALPTVKLEKKTPSKANILVIAAFQGEEGLELPRTALLGSSELKATLQALSSVGAKGKPDEITRIPAPKGVNAESVVAVGLGNPEKLDDEALRRAAGSVARALVGEKHVATTISDFGLAATVEGLILGGYSTRGIRSTEADADEAPVKITVVSKEDKEVFEAAVIGAEAVAFARTLTNTPSNELYPASYAKYLKEQGTKAGLEVEVLDEKELKKQGFGGILSVGQGSARAPRLVRLSWSPKKAKKSVALVGKGITFDTGGISIKPGAGMWDMISDMGGSAAVAGATIAAAKLEIPVKVTAFLPLAENMPSGEATRPGDVITHYGGLTSEVLNTDAEGRLVLADAIARACEDNPDYLIETATLTGAQMVALGSRTAGVMGSEDFRDRVAEIGRAVGENAWAVPLLEEHDEEIKSKAADIRNINAKREGGMQFAGTYLAQFVTDDVQWAHIDVAGPSWNGGAARGYTTPRATGVPARTIIAALQDIAAEKDS, encoded by the coding sequence GTGACTGTCGTGGCATCAGCTTTGCCCACCGTAAAGCTAGAGAAGAAGACTCCATCCAAGGCGAATATCCTGGTTATCGCCGCTTTCCAAGGCGAAGAGGGCCTGGAGCTACCACGAACTGCATTGCTGGGAAGCTCTGAGCTCAAAGCAACCTTGCAGGCTCTTTCTTCCGTAGGTGCAAAGGGCAAGCCAGATGAAATCACGCGTATCCCAGCGCCTAAGGGTGTTAACGCGGAGTCGGTTGTCGCGGTTGGTTTGGGTAACCCAGAAAAGCTTGACGATGAAGCCCTGCGCCGCGCCGCCGGTAGCGTTGCGCGTGCTTTGGTTGGCGAAAAGCACGTTGCCACCACGATTTCAGACTTTGGTCTTGCAGCCACAGTTGAAGGTCTAATCTTGGGCGGCTACTCCACCCGTGGAATTCGCTCGACTGAGGCAGATGCCGATGAGGCACCAGTGAAGATCACCGTGGTCTCTAAAGAAGACAAAGAAGTCTTCGAGGCCGCTGTTATCGGCGCAGAAGCAGTCGCATTTGCCCGCACCTTGACCAATACCCCATCGAATGAGCTCTACCCTGCGTCTTATGCAAAGTACCTCAAGGAGCAAGGGACCAAGGCAGGCCTAGAAGTTGAGGTCTTAGACGAAAAGGAACTAAAGAAGCAGGGCTTCGGCGGAATCTTGTCCGTTGGTCAGGGCTCTGCACGTGCTCCCCGCCTGGTGCGTTTGAGCTGGAGTCCAAAGAAGGCCAAGAAGTCAGTCGCTTTGGTGGGCAAGGGTATTACCTTTGATACCGGTGGTATTTCGATTAAGCCAGGTGCTGGCATGTGGGACATGATTTCGGATATGGGTGGTTCCGCTGCCGTCGCGGGTGCAACGATTGCTGCTGCGAAGCTGGAGATCCCGGTTAAGGTCACCGCTTTCCTGCCGTTGGCAGAGAATATGCCTTCGGGGGAAGCAACGCGCCCTGGCGATGTCATCACCCACTACGGCGGGTTGACCTCAGAAGTTCTTAACACCGATGCCGAGGGACGCTTGGTGCTTGCCGATGCCATCGCGCGTGCCTGCGAAGACAACCCGGATTACTTGATTGAAACCGCAACTTTGACCGGCGCGCAGATGGTGGCCCTAGGCTCCCGCACCGCTGGTGTCATGGGCTCTGAGGACTTCCGCGACCGTGTCGCTGAGATTGGCCGCGCAGTTGGTGAAAATGCTTGGGCTGTGCCGCTGCTTGAAGAGCACGATGAGGAAATCAAGTCTAAGGCTGCTGACATCCGCAATATCAACGCCAAGCGTGAAGGCGGCATGCAATTCGCCGGTACCTACCTGGCGCAGTTCGTCACCGATGATGTGCAGTGGGCACACATTGACGTAGCTGGCCCATCCTGGAATGGCGGCGCTGCTCGTGGCTACACCACTCCGCGCGCCACCGGCGTTCCTGCGCGCACTATCATCGCGGCACTGCAAGATATCGCTGCGGAAAAAGATAGCTAA
- a CDS encoding branched-chain amino acid aminotransferase, which produces MTSLTYSVNPSPNPTSEERLAEILANPGFGQHFTDHMVTIDWNEEKGWHDAQVRPYEALPMDPATTVLHYGQAIFEGIKAYRQADGSVATFRPERNGERLMRSAERLAMPQLPVDDFVESLRQLVEIDQAWVPAAGGEAALYLRPFMISTEVSLGVAPANTYRYFVIASPAGAYFKGGIKPVSVWLSTDYVRAAPGGTGAAKFAGNYAGSLLAQAQAEEKGCDQVVWLDGIERKYIEEMGGMNLFFVYGSGDDATVVTPALSGSLLAGITRESLLQVAEDMGLKVEERRITAQEWRDDAESGAMTEAFAAGTAAVITPVGKVLGNDVDFQVNNNEAGEITMALRERLTGIQHGAVEDTHGWLHTLVK; this is translated from the coding sequence ATGACTTCGCTGACATATTCCGTAAATCCGTCCCCTAATCCCACTTCGGAAGAACGATTGGCTGAGATTCTGGCCAATCCTGGCTTTGGCCAGCACTTCACCGATCACATGGTCACCATCGATTGGAACGAGGAGAAGGGCTGGCATGATGCGCAGGTGCGCCCTTATGAAGCCCTTCCGATGGACCCAGCAACCACCGTGTTGCATTACGGACAGGCGATTTTCGAAGGCATCAAGGCTTACCGTCAGGCAGATGGTTCTGTTGCTACCTTCCGCCCAGAGCGCAACGGTGAGCGCCTGATGCGCTCGGCAGAGCGTCTGGCAATGCCGCAGTTGCCTGTCGATGACTTCGTGGAGTCCCTTCGCCAGCTCGTCGAGATTGACCAGGCCTGGGTTCCTGCGGCCGGTGGGGAAGCAGCGTTGTACCTGCGTCCATTTATGATCTCGACTGAGGTTTCCTTGGGCGTTGCTCCAGCGAATACCTACCGTTACTTTGTTATCGCCTCGCCTGCTGGCGCCTACTTCAAGGGCGGCATCAAGCCGGTTTCGGTGTGGCTGTCGACTGACTACGTCCGCGCAGCACCAGGTGGCACTGGCGCCGCGAAATTTGCTGGAAACTACGCAGGTTCCTTACTGGCGCAGGCACAAGCGGAAGAAAAGGGCTGCGACCAGGTTGTCTGGCTCGATGGTATTGAGCGCAAGTACATCGAAGAAATGGGCGGCATGAACCTGTTTTTCGTTTACGGCTCTGGCGATGATGCCACCGTTGTCACCCCAGCCCTGTCAGGTTCCTTGCTCGCGGGTATTACCCGTGAATCTTTGCTGCAGGTTGCTGAAGATATGGGGCTGAAGGTCGAAGAGCGCCGCATCACTGCGCAAGAATGGCGCGACGACGCTGAATCTGGCGCGATGACTGAAGCCTTCGCCGCTGGTACCGCCGCGGTTATTACCCCAGTCGGCAAGGTCTTGGGCAATGATGTTGATTTCCAGGTCAACAACAACGAAGCTGGCGAAATCACCATGGCTTTGCGTGAGCGCCTGACCGGCATTCAGCACGGCGCTGTTGAAGATACCCACGGCTGGTTGCACACCTTGGTGAAGTAG
- a CDS encoding nicotinate-nucleotide--dimethylbenzimidazole phosphoribosyltransferase codes for MLDFPAVPAPDAQARAAVATALHATPRGLSLGKFADPALWLASCQAQVPPLALQRVRVIVFASENGIAQRTFQGHGLSAYAPEATGEQVAEVEASIGPVHRLAIAADASVELLKTDITSGAIDVENGLSPEQLQSAMELGKNTADREIDAGTDLLIPADLAVANSTVAAAVMGVLSRTEPVAIVGPGSGTTDAMWKTKVAVIRDAMFRARNFATSPQELLQVIGNADLAAEAALIAQAATRRTPVLISGMFAAVAATLAERMAPGTASWCFAADVTAEPAHVLALQDLELTPLLNLDMSAGQGLGALAALPLIRSSIELVGDEVVSVSNALNQD; via the coding sequence ATGCTTGATTTTCCCGCTGTTCCTGCACCCGATGCACAAGCCCGCGCCGCAGTTGCAACTGCACTACATGCCACGCCGCGGGGGCTGAGCTTAGGAAAATTTGCGGATCCTGCACTGTGGTTAGCTAGTTGCCAAGCACAAGTTCCACCACTTGCGCTACAGCGTGTTCGCGTTATTGTTTTCGCCAGTGAAAATGGCATTGCGCAGCGCACTTTCCAAGGACACGGCCTTTCGGCGTATGCCCCTGAAGCCACCGGTGAGCAGGTTGCGGAAGTCGAAGCGAGTATCGGCCCCGTGCATCGACTAGCAATTGCTGCCGATGCCAGCGTCGAACTGCTCAAGACGGATATCACCTCTGGCGCGATTGACGTGGAAAATGGTCTGTCACCTGAGCAGCTGCAATCGGCCATGGAACTGGGCAAGAACACCGCCGATCGCGAAATCGATGCAGGTACAGACTTGCTTATCCCTGCTGATCTTGCAGTGGCTAATTCCACAGTCGCTGCAGCCGTGATGGGTGTCCTGTCGCGCACCGAACCGGTAGCCATCGTCGGCCCGGGTTCGGGCACTACTGATGCCATGTGGAAGACCAAGGTCGCGGTAATTCGCGATGCCATGTTTAGGGCTCGTAATTTTGCCACCAGCCCGCAAGAGCTATTGCAAGTCATTGGTAACGCCGACTTAGCTGCCGAGGCCGCATTGATTGCGCAGGCAGCCACGCGACGAACCCCCGTGCTGATTTCGGGCATGTTCGCTGCTGTGGCCGCAACGCTGGCAGAGCGCATGGCTCCTGGAACCGCATCCTGGTGCTTTGCCGCGGATGTCACCGCTGAGCCTGCCCATGTCTTAGCCCTGCAAGACTTAGAGCTGACTCCCCTACTTAACCTCGATATGTCTGCAGGTCAGGGCCTCGGTGCACTCGCTGCGTTGCCTTTGATTCGCTCAAGCATCGAGCTGGTTGGCGATGAAGTCGTGAGCGTCTCCAATGCCTTGAATCAAGATTGA
- a CDS encoding DUF3043 domain-containing protein, which produces MKLPWQKDSKSDGSSVFENKNSQTNEVDASSLESSETEGNLPKGYTPPKGRPTPKRDEQEIARGVKRDPRGVSSAQLAQNRKKLKASMSKEEWKQYKQQEREQRREQNRVTQERMAAGDERYLMPRDKGEVRAFVRDWVDSRRFINEWAMPAALVMLLIMFLGTVAPSFANISSIVAMVFIVVLLVEGIYLGRSSNKAVRKAFPGTTEAGVSLGFYAYSRATQPYKWRTPRPRVKR; this is translated from the coding sequence GTGAAGTTACCGTGGCAAAAAGATTCTAAGTCAGATGGCTCCTCCGTTTTTGAGAATAAAAACTCTCAAACCAACGAAGTAGATGCCTCCTCCCTCGAGTCCAGTGAGACCGAAGGCAATCTCCCTAAGGGCTATACCCCTCCAAAAGGACGTCCTACCCCGAAGCGTGATGAGCAGGAAATCGCACGTGGCGTAAAGCGTGATCCGCGTGGAGTCTCCTCGGCGCAACTGGCGCAAAACCGCAAGAAGCTTAAGGCATCCATGTCAAAGGAAGAGTGGAAGCAGTACAAGCAGCAAGAGCGCGAGCAGCGACGCGAGCAAAACCGCGTCACCCAAGAACGTATGGCAGCTGGCGATGAGCGCTACTTGATGCCGCGCGATAAGGGCGAAGTGCGTGCATTTGTTCGTGACTGGGTAGACTCACGTCGCTTTATCAACGAATGGGCAATGCCGGCAGCATTGGTCATGCTGCTGATCATGTTCTTAGGTACCGTCGCTCCTTCCTTTGCCAATATTTCTTCCATCGTGGCCATGGTCTTCATCGTGGTCTTGTTGGTAGAAGGCATCTACCTGGGACGTTCTTCCAACAAGGCAGTACGCAAGGCCTTCCCGGGCACCACCGAAGCTGGTGTTTCCCTGGGCTTTTACGCGTACTCGCGTGCAACCCAGCCATACAAGTGGCGTACTCCTCGTCCACGCGTGAAGCGCTAA
- a CDS encoding HesB/IscA family protein, protein MTAPASATGVILTEAAASKAKSLLDQEGRDDLSLRIAVQPGGCAGLRYQLYFDDRTLDGDKVETIGGVNLVVDKMSVPYLMGAKIDFADTIEQQGFTIDNPNAGGSCACGDSFN, encoded by the coding sequence ATGACTGCTCCAGCATCTGCAACTGGTGTAATTTTGACCGAGGCTGCTGCTTCTAAGGCAAAGTCTTTGCTTGATCAGGAAGGTCGCGATGACCTCTCCTTGCGTATCGCGGTACAGCCAGGTGGCTGCGCTGGCTTGCGCTACCAGCTTTACTTCGATGACCGCACCTTGGATGGTGACAAGGTTGAGACCATCGGTGGCGTTAACCTGGTTGTTGACAAGATGAGCGTTCCTTACCTGATGGGCGCAAAGATTGACTTTGCCGACACCATCGAGCAGCAGGGCTTTACCATCGATAACCCTAACGCTGGCGGTTCCTGCGCCTGTGGTGACTCCTTTAACTAA